From Cellulosimicrobium sp. ES-005, one genomic window encodes:
- a CDS encoding TadE/TadG family type IV pilus assembly protein, with amino-acid sequence MTTDPERGSAVVDFTLVSVLVLVLFLGVVQVALAVHVRATLVDCAAEGARVAGRADRGPQDGAARTRDLITAALSSRYAQDVVARQTVVDGLPVVEVTVSAPLPVVGLLGPAGVVTVDGHALEEAP; translated from the coding sequence GTGACGACGGACCCCGAGCGCGGGTCGGCGGTGGTCGACTTCACCCTCGTGTCCGTCCTGGTGCTCGTGCTGTTCCTCGGCGTCGTCCAGGTAGCGCTCGCCGTCCACGTGCGGGCGACGCTCGTGGACTGTGCCGCAGAGGGTGCTCGGGTCGCAGGCCGTGCCGACCGTGGCCCGCAGGACGGAGCTGCCCGAACGCGCGACCTGATCACGGCCGCGCTCTCGTCCCGGTACGCGCAGGACGTCGTGGCGCGTCAGACGGTCGTCGACGGCCTCCCGGTCGTCGAGGTGACGGTCTCCGCGCCGCTCCCGGTGGTGGGTCTCCTCGGTCCGGCGGGCGTGGTGACCGTCGACGGGCACGCGCTCGAGGAAGCGCCGTGA
- the prfB gene encoding peptide chain release factor 2: protein MATIDFPTEIKALRSTLESIESVSDPEVLRAKIADLSEKASAPDLWDDPDAAQKVTSALSAAQSELDRVKKLGQRIDDVETLVEMGQEMEDEDTLVEAEAEVAAIRKDLDQLEVRTLLAGEYDAREAVVTIRAGAGGVDAADFAEMLLRMYLRWAERHGYPTTVLDTSYAEEAGLKSATFEVKAPYAFGHLSVEAGTHRLVRISPFDNQGRRQTSFAAVEVIPLIEQTDSIEIPESEIKVDVFRSSGPGGQSVNTTDSAVRMTHIPTGIVVSMQNEKSQIQNRAAALRVLQSRLLLVRQEEENAKKKELAGDIKASWGDQMRSYVLQPYQMVKDLRTEHEVGNPSAVFDGDIDDFIEAGIRWRRGVQKEA, encoded by the coding sequence GTGGCCACCATCGACTTTCCGACCGAGATCAAGGCGCTGCGCAGCACGCTCGAGTCCATCGAGAGCGTGAGCGACCCGGAGGTGCTGCGCGCTAAGATCGCGGACCTCTCGGAGAAGGCGTCGGCCCCCGACCTGTGGGACGACCCGGACGCCGCGCAGAAGGTGACGTCGGCACTCTCCGCGGCGCAGTCCGAGCTGGACCGGGTGAAGAAGCTCGGCCAGCGCATCGACGACGTCGAGACCCTGGTCGAGATGGGCCAGGAGATGGAGGACGAGGACACCCTCGTCGAGGCGGAGGCCGAGGTCGCGGCGATCCGCAAGGACCTCGACCAGCTCGAGGTCCGCACGCTCCTCGCCGGCGAGTACGACGCGCGCGAGGCCGTCGTCACGATCCGCGCGGGCGCGGGTGGCGTGGACGCGGCCGACTTCGCGGAGATGCTCCTGCGCATGTACCTGCGCTGGGCGGAGCGCCACGGCTACCCGACCACCGTGCTCGACACGTCCTACGCCGAGGAGGCGGGCCTCAAGTCCGCCACGTTCGAGGTGAAGGCTCCGTACGCCTTCGGCCATCTGTCCGTCGAGGCGGGCACGCACCGTCTCGTGCGCATCTCGCCCTTCGACAACCAGGGGCGTCGCCAGACGTCGTTCGCGGCCGTCGAGGTCATCCCGCTCATCGAGCAGACCGACTCGATCGAGATCCCGGAGTCGGAGATCAAGGTCGACGTCTTCCGGTCCTCGGGCCCTGGCGGGCAGTCCGTCAACACGACGGACTCCGCGGTGCGCATGACGCACATCCCGACCGGCATCGTCGTGTCGATGCAGAACGAGAAGTCGCAGATCCAGAACCGCGCCGCCGCGCTGCGCGTCCTCCAGTCCCGCCTGCTGCTCGTGCGCCAGGAGGAGGAGAACGCGAAGAAGAAGGAGCTCGCGGGCGACATCAAGGCGAGCTGGGGCGACCAGATGCGCTCCTACGTGCTGCAGCCGTACCAGATGGTCAAGGACCTGCGGACCGAGCACGAGGTCGGCAACCCGTCGGCGGTCTTCGACGGCGACATCGACGACTTCATCGAGGCGGGGATCCGCTGGCGCCGCGGGGTGCAGAAGGAGGCCTGA
- a CDS encoding ATPase, T2SS/T4P/T4SS family, with product MSTDTHAVGVLEGEVRELVRRRGVDPVRDRAAVDELVREVVADYETRSALGAVAPLADPTAAGRAVVDSVAGLGPLQPYLDDPEIEEIWINAPSQVFVARGGRSELTTTILTAEQVRDLVEQMLRSSGRRLDLSSPFVDASLPGGERLHVVIPDVTRSSWAVNIRKHVVRASHLDDLVRLGSLTPQAATFLDASVRAGLNILVAGATQAGKTTMLNALAGSVPPTQRVVTCEEVFELRFAVRDVVSMQCRQPSLEGTGEIPLRRLVKEALRMRPDRIVIGEVREAESFDLLVALNAGVPGMCTLHANSAREAITKMCTLPLLAGENVSDRFVVPTVASSIDVVVHLGVDADGRRVVREILGVTGRVEQGVVEAAEIFVRTGDRLVRADGFPPGADRFARAGIDLAAVLHPERSRVPAGSGSASASTAWSGAS from the coding sequence ATGTCTACGGACACGCACGCCGTCGGCGTGCTCGAGGGCGAGGTGCGGGAGCTCGTCCGACGCCGCGGGGTGGACCCCGTGCGCGACCGCGCGGCGGTCGACGAGCTCGTCCGCGAGGTGGTCGCGGACTACGAGACGCGGAGCGCGCTCGGAGCCGTCGCGCCGCTCGCCGACCCGACGGCCGCCGGTCGCGCGGTGGTCGACTCCGTGGCCGGCCTCGGGCCGCTCCAGCCCTACCTCGACGACCCGGAGATCGAGGAGATCTGGATCAACGCGCCCTCGCAGGTCTTCGTCGCGCGGGGCGGCCGGTCCGAGCTCACGACGACGATCCTCACCGCGGAGCAGGTGCGCGACCTCGTCGAGCAGATGCTGCGCTCGTCCGGCCGCCGGCTGGACCTGTCCAGCCCGTTCGTCGACGCCTCGCTGCCCGGTGGCGAGCGGTTGCACGTCGTCATCCCCGACGTCACGCGCAGCAGTTGGGCGGTCAACATCCGCAAGCACGTCGTCCGTGCGTCGCACCTCGACGACCTCGTCCGGCTCGGGTCGCTCACCCCGCAGGCGGCGACGTTCCTCGACGCCTCCGTCCGCGCGGGGCTGAACATCCTCGTCGCGGGCGCCACCCAGGCGGGCAAGACGACGATGCTCAACGCCCTCGCGGGCTCGGTGCCGCCCACGCAGCGCGTCGTGACGTGCGAGGAGGTGTTCGAGCTCCGGTTCGCCGTGCGGGACGTCGTCTCCATGCAGTGTCGGCAGCCGAGCCTCGAGGGGACGGGCGAGATCCCGCTGCGCCGTCTGGTCAAGGAGGCGCTGCGCATGCGCCCGGACCGGATCGTCATCGGGGAGGTCCGCGAGGCGGAGAGCTTCGACCTCCTCGTCGCGCTCAACGCTGGAGTTCCCGGGATGTGCACCCTGCACGCGAACTCGGCCCGCGAGGCCATCACCAAGATGTGCACGCTGCCGCTGCTCGCGGGCGAGAACGTCTCGGACCGCTTCGTGGTGCCGACCGTCGCGTCCTCGATCGACGTGGTCGTCCACCTCGGCGTCGACGCCGACGGGCGGCGCGTCGTGCGCGAGATCCTGGGGGTCACGGGCCGGGTCGAGCAGGGCGTGGTCGAGGCGGCGGAGATCTTCGTCCGGACGGGAGACCGGCTGGTGCGTGCCGACGGGTTCCCGCCGGGCGCGGACCGGTTCGCGCGCGCGGGGATCGACCTGGCAGCCGTGCTCCACCCGGAGCGCTCGCGCGTCCCCGCCGGCTCGGGGAGCGCCTCGGCGAGCACGGCGTGGTCGGGGGCGAGCTGA
- a CDS encoding pyridoxal phosphate-dependent aminotransferase, with the protein MTDLPPGRWQAAARATGLLGADGAVAATVFAEMTALAHRTGAINLGQGFPDVDGPATVKHAAVRAIEEGHNQYPPGPGILELRNAVASHQYRHYGLDPDPETEVLVTTGATEALAATILALAGPGDDVVTLEPFYDSHAACIALAGANHVTVPLVPGPDRFRLDLDALRAAVTDRTRLILVNSPHNPTGTVLDLDELDAIASVARRHDAVVVTDEVYEHLTFDDARHVPIATLPGMRQRTVTISSAGKTFSFTGWKIGWLHGPEPLVTAVRTVKQFLTYTSGAPFQPAIADALSDDETPRALADSLAARRDLLCEGLVRAGFDVVVPQGTYFVIADGAPLGVEDGVALCRELPALAGVVAVPVSAFCTPGSTTARALASRVRFTFVKREDVLREAVGRLARLGATRRS; encoded by the coding sequence ATGACCGACCTCCCGCCCGGCCGCTGGCAGGCCGCCGCCCGTGCCACCGGCCTCCTCGGCGCGGACGGCGCGGTGGCGGCGACGGTCTTCGCCGAGATGACGGCCCTCGCGCACCGCACCGGGGCGATCAACCTGGGGCAGGGGTTCCCCGACGTCGACGGCCCGGCGACGGTCAAGCACGCCGCGGTCCGCGCGATCGAGGAGGGCCACAACCAGTACCCGCCCGGCCCGGGGATCCTCGAGCTGCGCAACGCGGTCGCGAGCCACCAGTACCGGCACTACGGGCTCGACCCCGACCCGGAGACCGAGGTCCTCGTGACGACGGGCGCGACGGAGGCCCTCGCCGCGACGATCCTCGCGCTCGCCGGCCCGGGGGACGACGTCGTGACGCTCGAGCCGTTCTACGACTCCCACGCCGCGTGCATCGCGCTCGCGGGGGCGAACCACGTCACCGTCCCGCTCGTGCCCGGCCCGGACCGCTTCCGCCTCGACCTCGACGCCCTGCGCGCGGCCGTCACCGACCGCACGCGGCTCATCCTCGTGAACTCGCCCCACAACCCGACGGGAACGGTGCTCGACCTCGACGAGCTCGACGCGATCGCCTCCGTCGCGCGCCGCCACGACGCGGTCGTCGTGACGGACGAGGTCTACGAGCACCTGACGTTCGACGACGCCCGGCACGTGCCGATCGCCACCCTCCCCGGGATGCGGCAGCGCACGGTCACGATCTCCTCGGCGGGCAAGACGTTCTCGTTCACCGGCTGGAAGATCGGCTGGCTGCACGGGCCGGAGCCGCTCGTCACCGCGGTGCGCACGGTCAAGCAGTTCCTCACCTACACGTCCGGCGCGCCGTTCCAGCCCGCCATCGCCGACGCCCTGTCCGACGACGAGACCCCGCGCGCGCTCGCCGACTCGCTCGCCGCGCGTCGGGACCTGCTGTGCGAGGGCCTCGTCCGGGCCGGGTTCGACGTCGTCGTCCCCCAGGGCACGTACTTCGTCATCGCCGACGGCGCCCCGCTCGGCGTCGAGGACGGCGTCGCCCTGTGCCGTGAGCTGCCCGCCCTCGCGGGCGTCGTCGCCGTCCCCGTGAGCGCGTTCTGCACGCCGGGGTCGACGACGGCCCGCGCGCTGGCCTCGCGCGTGCGGTTCACCTTCGTCAAGCGCGAGGACGTGCTCCGCGAGGCGGTGGGCCGGCTCGCCCGCCTCGGCGCCACGCGTCGCTCCTGA
- a CDS encoding LCP family protein: MPTTAPASSSPRSRPRATPTTPSRKGGEDKPSGGPHHARALRTHRVARAVGLVLTGALVFVAVGAGAVYLDLKSKITVSDVSGLVVGGPTVEPPKDPSDPFAGKSLNILVMGTDYRDAENAAIAGEEEGMRSDTTFIVHVSGDRTRMEVVSIPRDSLVDLPACNLPDGSMSGPRRNTMFNEAFQIGSGGVDDMTYAAACTITAVQDLTGVPITNHVVVKMTGVIGVVDAINGVTMCFPEPVKESPRYGTLDLPAGEYTLNGHEAISFLRARHGTGMGLEMGSDLTRIARQQAFIDSAVRELLSQNIITNSPQLYGVIEAVLGSISADPTIADPTALAGLAFSLRAIKPSEVVFTQVPVVEAASDRNRVEWTSEADAIWQRLIDDAPPPGHEAVADPRDDATAPAGGTTDPGTGTDPGATDPGATDPGAGTTDPGTTDPGTTPETPVEELQPGVCG, from the coding sequence GTGCCAACGACCGCTCCCGCCTCGTCGTCCCCGCGTTCGCGGCCCCGTGCGACACCGACGACGCCCTCCCGGAAGGGCGGGGAGGACAAGCCCTCCGGCGGCCCGCACCATGCGCGCGCGCTGCGCACGCACCGCGTCGCACGGGCCGTCGGGCTCGTCCTCACCGGCGCCCTCGTGTTCGTCGCCGTCGGAGCGGGAGCCGTCTACCTCGATCTCAAGTCGAAGATCACCGTGAGCGACGTGTCGGGACTCGTCGTCGGCGGCCCGACGGTCGAGCCGCCGAAGGACCCGTCCGACCCGTTCGCGGGCAAGTCGCTCAACATCCTCGTCATGGGCACGGACTACCGCGACGCCGAGAACGCCGCGATCGCCGGCGAGGAGGAGGGCATGCGCTCGGACACGACGTTCATCGTGCACGTGTCCGGTGATCGCACGCGCATGGAGGTCGTGTCCATCCCCCGCGACTCGCTCGTCGACCTGCCGGCGTGCAACCTGCCCGACGGGTCGATGTCGGGCCCGCGGCGCAACACGATGTTCAACGAGGCGTTCCAGATCGGGTCGGGCGGCGTCGACGACATGACCTACGCCGCCGCGTGCACGATCACCGCGGTGCAGGACCTCACGGGCGTCCCGATCACCAACCACGTCGTCGTCAAGATGACCGGGGTCATCGGTGTCGTCGACGCCATCAACGGCGTCACCATGTGCTTCCCGGAGCCCGTCAAGGAGAGCCCGCGGTACGGCACCCTCGACCTGCCGGCCGGGGAGTACACGCTCAACGGCCACGAGGCGATCAGCTTCCTCCGGGCGCGCCACGGGACGGGCATGGGGCTCGAGATGGGGTCCGACCTCACGCGCATCGCGCGCCAGCAGGCGTTCATCGACTCGGCCGTGCGCGAGCTGCTCTCCCAGAACATCATCACCAACTCGCCCCAGCTCTACGGCGTCATCGAGGCGGTGCTCGGCTCGATCAGCGCCGACCCCACGATCGCGGACCCGACGGCGCTCGCGGGACTCGCGTTCAGCCTCCGCGCCATCAAGCCCTCCGAGGTCGTCTTCACGCAGGTCCCCGTCGTGGAGGCGGCGAGCGACCGCAACCGCGTCGAGTGGACGTCGGAGGCGGACGCCATCTGGCAGCGGCTCATCGACGACGCGCCCCCGCCCGGCCACGAGGCCGTCGCCGACCCGCGCGACGACGCGACGGCGCCCGCGGGCGGGACGACCGACCCGGGGACCGGGACCGACCCCGGCGCGACCGACCCCGGCGCGACCGACCCGGGGGCGGGCACGACGGACCCTGGCACCACGGACCCCGGCACGACGCCGGAGACCCCGGTCGAGGAGCTGCAGCCCGGCGTCTGCGGCTGA
- a CDS encoding type II secretion system F family protein — protein MGVVVGFLLGAGLFCVWWSFWTPGPRRERRSDGWTARTQDLLVQAGAPSVTPGALVATSVGLGLVILLVATVLAGSVTIATCFGAIAASVPALVVRSRARRRRARLRDVWPEVLDHLASGVRAGLSLPEAVGQLGERGPADLREPFVRFAVDYRASGRFGECLDRLKDRLADPVADRIVEALRLTRDVGGTDLGRLLRTLSTFLREDARTRGELEARQSWTVNGARLAVAGPWVVLGFLATRPETAAAYNSLSGALVLGVGAACSAAAYQLMLRIGRLPEEERVLR, from the coding sequence GTGGGCGTCGTCGTGGGGTTCCTGCTCGGCGCGGGCCTGTTCTGCGTCTGGTGGTCGTTCTGGACGCCGGGCCCGCGCCGGGAGCGCCGGTCGGACGGCTGGACGGCGCGCACGCAGGACCTCCTCGTGCAGGCGGGTGCGCCGTCCGTGACGCCGGGCGCGCTGGTCGCGACGAGCGTGGGCCTGGGGCTCGTGATCCTCCTCGTCGCGACGGTCCTGGCCGGGTCGGTCACGATCGCCACGTGCTTCGGTGCGATCGCCGCGTCCGTGCCGGCGCTCGTCGTGCGCTCCCGTGCCCGGCGCCGGAGGGCGCGCCTGCGCGACGTCTGGCCCGAGGTGCTGGACCACCTCGCCTCCGGCGTCCGTGCGGGCCTGTCGCTCCCCGAGGCCGTCGGACAGCTGGGCGAGCGCGGCCCGGCGGACCTGCGGGAGCCGTTCGTCCGGTTCGCGGTCGACTACCGGGCGTCGGGGCGCTTCGGGGAGTGCCTGGACCGGCTCAAGGACCGCCTCGCGGACCCGGTGGCCGACCGCATCGTGGAGGCGCTCCGGCTGACGCGCGACGTCGGCGGGACGGACCTGGGGCGGCTCCTGCGCACCCTCTCGACGTTCCTGCGCGAGGACGCGCGGACCCGCGGCGAGCTCGAGGCGCGCCAGTCCTGGACGGTCAACGGTGCGCGGCTCGCCGTCGCGGGCCCGTGGGTGGTGCTCGGCTTCCTCGCGACCCGACCCGAGACGGCGGCGGCGTACAACTCGCTGTCGGGTGCGCTCGTCCTCGGCGTCGGCGCAGCCTGCTCGGCCGCGGCGTACCAGCTCATGCTGCGGATCGGGCGGCTGCCCGAGGAGGAGAGGGTGCTCCGATGA
- a CDS encoding type II secretion system F family protein yields MNALDVSLTGAAIGALGAVGLLLVVAGVRGRAIRLDERLAPYLRTHDRTSVLLRDQPTRTPFPTVERLVAPVLADAGRALERLGSTSSDVRRRLERAGRRQSVEQFRARQLVWGVVGLALGTFVAVVLAATRGSSVVLLVLLALLCGVGGVLACDHALTRAVRRREERMLAEFPTVAELLALAVNAGEGPVAALERVATTAHGELSGELRAMLASVRAGTPLARALEQLADRTGLPSLTRFAEGVAVAVERGTPLADVLRAQAQDVRESGRRALMEAGGKKEVAMMIPVVFLILPVTVVFAVFPSLATLRLGF; encoded by the coding sequence ATGAACGCGCTCGACGTGTCGCTGACGGGAGCCGCGATCGGCGCGCTCGGCGCCGTGGGGCTGCTGCTCGTCGTCGCGGGCGTCCGCGGCCGCGCGATCCGGCTCGACGAGCGCCTCGCGCCCTACCTGCGGACGCACGACCGGACGTCGGTGCTGCTCCGCGACCAGCCGACCCGGACGCCGTTCCCGACGGTCGAGCGTCTGGTCGCCCCGGTGCTCGCGGACGCGGGTCGGGCGCTCGAACGGCTCGGCTCGACGTCCTCCGACGTCCGCCGTCGGCTCGAGCGTGCGGGCCGGCGTCAGAGCGTCGAGCAGTTCCGTGCCCGCCAGCTGGTGTGGGGCGTCGTCGGGCTCGCGCTGGGCACGTTCGTCGCGGTGGTCCTCGCCGCGACGCGGGGCTCGTCCGTCGTGCTGCTCGTCCTGCTCGCGCTGCTGTGCGGGGTGGGTGGCGTCCTCGCCTGCGACCACGCCCTGACGCGCGCCGTGCGACGCCGCGAGGAACGCATGCTCGCGGAGTTCCCGACCGTCGCGGAGCTGCTCGCCCTCGCGGTGAACGCCGGCGAGGGCCCGGTGGCGGCGCTCGAACGGGTCGCCACGACGGCCCACGGAGAGCTCTCGGGCGAGCTCCGCGCGATGCTCGCGTCCGTGCGCGCCGGCACGCCGCTCGCGCGGGCGCTCGAGCAGCTCGCCGACCGGACGGGCCTGCCGAGCCTGACCCGCTTCGCGGAGGGGGTCGCCGTCGCCGTCGAGCGCGGGACTCCGCTCGCCGACGTCCTGCGCGCCCAGGCGCAGGACGTGCGCGAGTCCGGGCGTCGCGCACTCATGGAGGCGGGCGGAAAGAAGGAGGTGGCGATGATGATCCCGGTCGTCTTCCTCATCCTCCCGGTGACGGTCGTCTTCGCCGTCTTTCCGTCGCTCGCCACGCTGCGGCTCGGGTTCTGA
- a CDS encoding TadE/TadG family type IV pilus assembly protein has translation MSRWLRALLARLTGGERRAERGSAVVEFLGVALVLLLPVTYLVLTVGRLQAATFAVEGASREAARAFVTAPSVADGARLAEAAVRLALDDQGFEPGADVLTISCSATPCLEPGAEVVARVKFEVPLPLVPPFVRAAVPLAVPVEAQHVAPVDEYAARRP, from the coding sequence GTGAGCCGCTGGCTGCGGGCGCTGCTCGCTCGCCTCACCGGGGGCGAGCGGAGGGCGGAGCGGGGGAGCGCCGTCGTGGAGTTCCTCGGCGTCGCGCTCGTGCTGCTGCTGCCGGTGACGTACCTCGTGCTGACGGTCGGGCGGCTGCAGGCGGCCACCTTCGCGGTCGAGGGCGCCTCGCGGGAGGCGGCGCGCGCGTTCGTGACCGCGCCGTCCGTGGCCGACGGTGCGCGGCTCGCCGAAGCGGCCGTCAGGCTCGCGCTCGACGACCAGGGCTTCGAGCCCGGTGCCGACGTGCTGACGATCTCGTGCTCGGCCACGCCCTGTCTCGAGCCCGGGGCGGAGGTGGTCGCGCGGGTGAAGTTCGAGGTGCCGTTGCCGCTCGTCCCGCCGTTCGTCCGGGCAGCGGTGCCCCTCGCGGTCCCCGTCGAGGCCCAGCACGTCGCGCCCGTCGACGAGTACGCGGCGAGGCGGCCGTGA
- a CDS encoding multidrug effflux MFS transporter — MSSSSVDPALPRPRSSARWVLLLGALATLPALTVDMYLPLLPEVGAELGAPDSLAQLTLSGMLLGGAVGQLVIGPLSDRYGRRLPVLVGLSLHVVTSLLCALAPNIGILIGLRVLQGFFNASASVVAIAAIRDRFTGSDAARILSRLMLVIGLAPLLAPSIGSFIGAHATWRAVFWVLALGGIALGAIVLLWMPESLPVERRRPAGARTVLRGYASLLRDRHFVALAVLPGLGQAVLMSYVVGSPFVLQEGYGLSHGQFALLFAVNGIGLVLSAQANAALVRRVAPVRLLRTALVVQGVFAAGLLVVAVTGAGGIVGIVAALFLVLSMQGMIPANASALALTRHGEIAGTAAAVIGAFQSGVAGLVSPLVGVLGGDAVAMATVMLGAVVASLLVLALATPAFRRGGWHTPV; from the coding sequence ATGTCCTCGTCCTCGGTCGACCCCGCCCTGCCCCGACCGAGATCGTCCGCCCGCTGGGTGCTGCTCCTCGGCGCGCTCGCCACGCTCCCCGCGCTCACGGTCGACATGTACCTCCCGCTGCTGCCGGAGGTGGGCGCCGAGCTCGGGGCGCCCGACTCGCTCGCGCAGCTCACGCTGTCCGGGATGCTCCTCGGCGGCGCGGTCGGCCAGCTCGTCATCGGGCCGCTCTCCGACCGCTACGGCCGGCGCCTCCCGGTGCTCGTCGGGCTCTCGCTGCACGTCGTGACCTCGCTCCTGTGCGCGCTCGCGCCCAACATCGGCATCCTCATCGGGCTGCGCGTGCTGCAGGGGTTCTTCAACGCGTCCGCCTCCGTCGTCGCGATCGCCGCGATCCGGGACCGCTTCACCGGCTCGGACGCCGCCCGCATCCTGTCGCGCCTCATGCTCGTCATCGGGCTCGCCCCGCTCCTGGCACCGTCGATCGGCTCGTTTATCGGTGCCCACGCGACGTGGCGCGCGGTGTTCTGGGTGCTGGCGCTGGGTGGCATCGCGCTCGGGGCGATCGTGCTGCTCTGGATGCCCGAGTCCCTGCCCGTCGAGCGGCGGCGGCCCGCCGGTGCGCGCACCGTCCTGCGCGGCTACGCGAGCCTCCTGCGCGACCGCCACTTCGTCGCGCTCGCCGTCCTGCCCGGCCTCGGCCAGGCCGTGCTCATGAGCTACGTCGTGGGGTCGCCGTTCGTGCTCCAGGAGGGGTACGGGCTCAGCCACGGGCAGTTCGCGCTCCTCTTCGCGGTCAACGGCATCGGCCTCGTCCTCTCCGCGCAGGCCAACGCCGCCCTCGTCCGGCGCGTCGCGCCCGTGCGGCTGCTCCGGACCGCGCTCGTCGTGCAGGGGGTGTTCGCCGCGGGGTTGCTCGTGGTGGCCGTGACCGGCGCGGGCGGGATCGTCGGGATCGTCGCCGCCCTGTTCCTCGTCCTGTCGATGCAGGGCATGATCCCCGCGAACGCCTCCGCGCTCGCGCTCACCCGGCACGGCGAGATCGCCGGGACCGCGGCCGCCGTCATCGGGGCGTTCCAGTCCGGGGTCGCCGGGCTCGTGAGCCCGCTCGTCGGCGTCCTCGGGGGCGACGCCGTCGCGATGGCGACCGTGATGCTCGGCGCGGTCGTCGCGTCCCTGCTCGTGCTCGCCCTCGCCACGCCGGCGTTCCGCCGCGGCGGCTGGCACACGCCGGTCTGA
- the ftsX gene encoding permease-like cell division protein FtsX, with translation MRLQFILAELGQGLRRNVSMTVSVVLVTFVSLTFVGASMLLQAQIGKLKDDWYDKVEVSVFLCPTGSPSPTCAAGEATPDQIAALEDVFESELADEIQTVYFESKDDAFAAFQERYPDGYLGTQLTVDDMQASFRLKLTNPENYEVVNDVVTGRPGVEVVEDQRRIFDSLFLALNRASLLAAGLAAVMLLAAVLLITTTIRLSALSRRRETGIMRLVGASNLFIQLPFLLEGAIAAVLGALLAVGGLWVGVKYLVTDWLSQSVTWVAYVDESDVLRIAPVLVGIAFLLAAVSSVVTLNRHTRV, from the coding sequence GTGCGACTCCAGTTCATCCTCGCGGAGCTCGGTCAGGGCTTGCGCCGCAACGTCTCGATGACGGTCTCCGTCGTCCTCGTCACCTTCGTTTCGCTGACGTTCGTCGGCGCGTCGATGCTCCTGCAGGCGCAGATCGGGAAGCTCAAGGACGACTGGTACGACAAGGTCGAGGTCTCCGTCTTCCTGTGCCCCACCGGCTCGCCGTCACCGACCTGCGCCGCGGGCGAGGCGACCCCGGACCAGATCGCCGCCCTCGAGGACGTCTTCGAGTCCGAGCTCGCCGACGAGATCCAGACCGTGTACTTCGAGTCCAAGGACGACGCGTTCGCCGCGTTCCAGGAGCGGTACCCGGACGGCTACCTCGGCACGCAGCTCACCGTCGACGACATGCAGGCGTCCTTCCGCCTCAAGCTCACCAACCCGGAGAACTACGAGGTCGTCAACGACGTCGTCACCGGGCGCCCGGGCGTGGAGGTCGTCGAGGACCAGCGCCGCATCTTCGACTCGCTCTTCCTCGCGCTCAACCGCGCGTCGCTCCTCGCCGCCGGCCTCGCCGCGGTCATGCTCCTCGCCGCGGTGCTGCTCATCACGACGACGATCCGGCTGTCGGCACTGAGCCGGCGCCGTGAGACCGGCATCATGCGGCTCGTCGGGGCGTCGAACCTCTTCATCCAGCTCCCGTTCCTGCTGGAAGGGGCGATCGCGGCCGTGCTCGGTGCGCTCCTCGCGGTCGGCGGGCTGTGGGTGGGGGTGAAGTACCTCGTCACCGACTGGTTGTCGCAGTCCGTGACGTGGGTGGCCTACGTCGACGAGTCGGACGTGCTGCGCATCGCGCCCGTCCTCGTCGGTATCGCGTTCCTCCTGGCGGCCGTCTCCTCGGTCGTCACGCTCAACCGCCACACGAGGGTGTGA